One stretch of Anguilla anguilla isolate fAngAng1 chromosome 5, fAngAng1.pri, whole genome shotgun sequence DNA includes these proteins:
- the homer2 gene encoding homer protein homolog 2 isoform X2, with protein MTFTKTSQKFGQWADSRANTVFGLGFSSEQQLAKFAEKFLEVKEAAKLARDKSQEKMETSSNHSQESGRDTPSSTQASSINGTDDEKISHVGPVDALLKSENDRLKTAVEQSNTNAKKWETELQTLRESNARLVESLKESTNNVETWKKQLATCKEESNQLREKIAELEAQCDEATQEKERNAQLTERVQELESELQEKEQELENLRKQAEIIPQLMEECENITQKLQVAETKNKDLEDRIETLQADIDDNHHKQGHLRVELKKFMDVLDGKIDELHEFRQGLSKLGVDN; from the exons ATGACCTTCACAAAGACCTCACAGAAGTTTGGCCAATGGGCCGACAGCAGGGCCAATACTGTCTTTGGCCTTGGATTTTCTTCAGAACAGCAGCTGGCAAAA tttGCTGAAAAATTCCTGGAAGTCAAAGAGGCAGCAAAACTTGCACGGGACAAATCTCAAGAAAAAATGGAAACCTCAAGTAATCATTCCCAG GAATCTGGCCGTGACACCCCGTCGTCCACTCAGGCCTCCAGCATCAATGGCACCGACGATGAGAAGATCTCTCACGTGGGGCCTGTGGACGCACTGCTGAAGAGTGAGAACGACCGCCTGAAGACCGCTGTAGAACAGAG CAATACTAATGCCAAAAAGTGGGAGACAGAACTACAGACCTTGAGGGAAAGCAATGCCCGTCTGGTGGAATCACTGAAGGAGTCCACCAACAATGTGGAAACGTGGAAGAAGCAGCTGGCCACGTGCAAGGAGGAGAGCAATCAACTCAGGGAAAAG ATCGCAGAGCTGGAGGCGCAGTGTGACGAGGCCActcaggagaaggagaggaacgCCCAGCTGACAGAGCGGGTGCAGGAACTGGAGTCTGAACTGCAGGAAAAGGAACAG GAACTGGAGAACCTGAGGAAGCAAGCTGAGATAATCCCCCAACTCATGGAAGAAtgtgaaaacatcacacagaaaCTACAG GTGGCTGAGACGAAGAACAAAGACCTGGAGGACAGAATAGAGACACTACAGGCTGACATAGATGACAACCACCACAAGCAGGGTCACCTGAGGGTCGAGCTCAAGAAATTCATGGACGTCTTGGATGGGAAGATTGATGAACTCCACGAGTTCCGACAAGGCCTGTCTAAACTAGGGGTGGATAACTGA
- the homer2 gene encoding homer protein homolog 2 isoform X1, with product MGEQPIFTTRAHVFQIDPTTKKNWVPASKQAVTVSYFYDSTRNSYRIISVDGSKVIINSTITPNMTFTKTSQKFGQWADSRANTVFGLGFSSEQQLAKFAEKFLEVKEAAKLARDKSQEKMETSSNHSQESGRDTPSSTQASSINGTDDEKISHVGPVDALLKSENDRLKTAVEQSNTNAKKWETELQTLRESNARLVESLKESTNNVETWKKQLATCKEESNQLREKIAELEAQCDEATQEKERNAQLTERVQELESELQEKEQELENLRKQAEIIPQLMEECENITQKLQVAETKNKDLEDRIETLQADIDDNHHKQGHLRVELKKFMDVLDGKIDELHEFRQGLSKLGVDN from the exons ATGGG GGAGCAACCTATCTTCACTACCAGGGCTCATGTCTTCCAGATCGACCCTACCACTAAGAAGAACTGGGTCCCTGCCAGCAAGCAGGCTGTCACCGTCTCCTACTTTTACGACAGCACGCGCAACAGCTACCGCATCATCAGTGTCGATGGATCCAAG GTGATCATCAACAGCACGATTACACCAAACATGACCTTCACAAAGACCTCACAGAAGTTTGGCCAATGGGCCGACAGCAGGGCCAATACTGTCTTTGGCCTTGGATTTTCTTCAGAACAGCAGCTGGCAAAA tttGCTGAAAAATTCCTGGAAGTCAAAGAGGCAGCAAAACTTGCACGGGACAAATCTCAAGAAAAAATGGAAACCTCAAGTAATCATTCCCAG GAATCTGGCCGTGACACCCCGTCGTCCACTCAGGCCTCCAGCATCAATGGCACCGACGATGAGAAGATCTCTCACGTGGGGCCTGTGGACGCACTGCTGAAGAGTGAGAACGACCGCCTGAAGACCGCTGTAGAACAGAG CAATACTAATGCCAAAAAGTGGGAGACAGAACTACAGACCTTGAGGGAAAGCAATGCCCGTCTGGTGGAATCACTGAAGGAGTCCACCAACAATGTGGAAACGTGGAAGAAGCAGCTGGCCACGTGCAAGGAGGAGAGCAATCAACTCAGGGAAAAG ATCGCAGAGCTGGAGGCGCAGTGTGACGAGGCCActcaggagaaggagaggaacgCCCAGCTGACAGAGCGGGTGCAGGAACTGGAGTCTGAACTGCAGGAAAAGGAACAG GAACTGGAGAACCTGAGGAAGCAAGCTGAGATAATCCCCCAACTCATGGAAGAAtgtgaaaacatcacacagaaaCTACAG GTGGCTGAGACGAAGAACAAAGACCTGGAGGACAGAATAGAGACACTACAGGCTGACATAGATGACAACCACCACAAGCAGGGTCACCTGAGGGTCGAGCTCAAGAAATTCATGGACGTCTTGGATGGGAAGATTGATGAACTCCACGAGTTCCGACAAGGCCTGTCTAAACTAGGGGTGGATAACTGA